The proteins below come from a single Miscanthus floridulus cultivar M001 chromosome 1, ASM1932011v1, whole genome shotgun sequence genomic window:
- the LOC136549612 gene encoding alpha,alpha-trehalose-phosphate synthase [UDP-forming] 6-like — MASRSYSNLLDLATGAADQAPAAAAIGALRRRLPRVVTNPGFMDDSPASPSTPARPRTIIVANQLPIRSRRPASPEEPWTFEWDEDSLLRHLHHSSSPLMEFIYIGCLRDDIPQAEQDAVAQALLETHNCVPAFLPTDIAERYYHGFCKQHLWPLFHYMLPLSPDLGGRFDRALWQAYVSANKIFADKVLEVINPDDDFVWVHDYHLMVLPTFLRKRFNRIKLGFFLHSPFPSSEIYKTLPVREELLRALLNSDLIGFHTFDYARHFLSCCGRMLGLSYESKRGHICLEYYGRTVSIKILPVGVHMEQLKTVLGLPETEAKVAELMEMYSGKGRVVMLGVDDMDIFKGISLKLLAMEELLRQHPEWRGKLVLVQVANPARGRGKDVAEVQAETYAMVRRINEVYGEPGYEPVVLIDEPLQFYERVAYYVIAEVCLVTAVRDGMNLIPYEYIVSRQGNEKLDRMLRQGKPEEKKSMLVVSEFIGCSPSLSGAIRVNPWNIEAVADAMETALVLPENEKRLRHDKHFRYVSTHDVGYWAISFLEDLKRTCSDHSQRRCWGIGFGLRFRVVSLDLHFRKLSLESILMAYRRAKTRAILLDYDGTLMPQAINKSPSTESVRILNSLCGDKNNVVYLCSGYDRRTLHEWFPCENLGIAAEHGYFLRCKKDAEWKTCVTATDCSWKQIAEPVMCLYRETTDGSTIEDRETVLVWNYEDADPDFGSCQAKELVDHLESVLANEPVSVKTTPHSVEVKPQGVSKGLVARRMLVSMKERGQCPDFVLCIGDDKSDEDMFQLIASAACGDSLGSKADVFACTVGRKPSKARYYLDDAAEVVRLMQGLSYVSEELALANHRDEDEDSSLDVWE; from the exons ATGGCGTCCCGCTCCTACTccaacctcctcgacctggccaCCGGAGCAGCAGACCAGGCGCCGGCGGCCGCTGCGATTGGCGCGCTCCGGCGGCGGCTCCCGCGCGTGGTCACCAACCCCGGGTTCATGGACGACTCCCCGGCGTCGCCGTCCACGCCGGCGCGGCCGCGCACCATCATCGTGGCCAACCAGCTCCCCATCCGGTCCCGCCGCCCGGCGTCGCCGGAGGAGCCCTGGACCTTCGAGTGGGACGAGGACTCCCTCCTCCGCCACCTCCACCACTCGTCCTCACCCCTGATGGAGTTCATCTACATCGGCTGCCTGCGCGACGACATCCCGCAGGCCGAACAGGACGCCGTCGCGCAGGCGCTTCTCGAGACCCACAACTGCGTGCCGGCCTTCCTGCCCACGGACATCGCCGAGCGCTACTACCACGGCTTCTGCAAGCAGCACCTGTGGCCGCTCTTCCACTACATGCTGCCGCTGTCCCCCGACCTCGGCGGCCGCTTCGACCGCGCGCTGTGGCAGGCCTACGTCTCCGCGAACAAGATCTTCGCGGACAAGGTGCTGGAGGTGATCAACCCGGACGACGATTTCGTGTGGGTGCACGACTACCACCTCATGGTGCTCCCCACCTTCCTGCGCAAGCGCTTCAACCGCATCAAGCTCGGCTTCTTCCTGCACTCGCCGTTCCCCTCGTCGGAGATCTACAAGACGCTCCCCGTACGCGAGGAGCTCCTGCGCGCCCTGCTCAACTCCGACCTCATCGGCTTCCACACCTTCGACTACGCGCGCCACTTCCTCTCCTGCTGCGGCCGCATGCTCGGGCTCTCGTACGAGTCCAAGAGGGGGCACATTTGCCTCGAGTACTACGGCCGTACAGTGAGCATCAAAATCCTGCCCGTGGGGGTGCACATGGAGCAGCTCAAGACGGTGCTCGGGTTGCCGGAAACCGAGGCCAAGGTGGCTGAGCTGATGGAGATGTACTCTGGAAAGGGGAGAGTGGTCATGCTGGGCGTCGACGACATGGACATCTTCAAGGGGATCAGCCTTAAGCTGCTTGCCATGGAGGAGCTGCTGCGGCAGCACCCTGAGTGGCGGGGGAAGCTGGTGCTGGTGCAGGTCGCCAACCCGGCGCGAGGGAGGGGGAAGGACGTCGCCGAGGTGCAGGCGGAGACGTACGCCATGGTGCGGCGCATCAACGAGGTGTATGGTGAGCCGGGGTACGAGCCGGTGGTCCTGATCGATGAGCCTTTGCAGTTCTACGAGCGCGTGGCGTACTATGTCATCGCCGAGGTGTGCCTGGTGACCGCGGTCAGGGACGGCATGAACCTGATTCCCTATGAATACATCGTCTCccggcaaggcaatgagaagctgGACAGGATGCTGCGACAGGGGAAGCCAGAGGAGAAGAAGAGTATGCTGGTGGTCTCCGAGTTCATCGGATGCTCGCCGTCTCTGAGCGGCGCCATCCGGGTGAACCCGTGGAACATCGAGGCCGTGGCAGACGCCATGGAGACCGCCCTTGTGCTGCCTGAGAATGAGAAGAGGTTGCGTCACGATAAGCACTTCCGCTACGTGAGCACCCACGACGTCGGGTATTGGGCTATCAGCTTCCTCGAGGACCTTAAGAGGACCTGCAGTGATCATTCTCAGAGAAGGTGCTGGGGCATTGGCTTCGGTCTGCGGTTCAGAGTGGTCTCGCTCGACCTTCACTTCAGGAAGCTTTCCTTGGAGAGCATTCTTATGGCATACCGGAGAGCCAAGACACGGGCAATTCTGCTAGACTACGATGGCACGCTGATGCCACAGGCGATTAACAAGAGCCCCTCCACCGAATCTGTTCGGATCCTCAACAGCTTGTGCGGAGACAAGAACAATGTGGTGTACCTATGCAGCGGGTATGACCGGCGCACTCTTCATGAGTGGTTCCCTTGTGAGAACCTTGGCATAGCTGCGGAGCATGGCTACTTCCTGAG GTGTAAGAAGGACGCAGAATGGAAGACCTGTGTCACTGCTACCGACTGCAGCTGGAAGCAGATCGCCGAGCCGGTGATGTGCCTGTACAGGGAGACGACGGATGGCTCAACCATCGAGGACAGGGAGACGGTGCTCGTCTGGAACTACGAGGACGCGGACCCTGACTTCGGCTCATGCCAGGCCAAGGAGCTCGTCGACCACCTTGAAAGCGTGCTTGCAAATGAGCCTGTATCAGTGAAGACCACGCCTCACTCTGTTGAAGTGAAACCGCAG GGCGTGAGCAAGGGCTTGGTGGCTCGGCGCATGCTGGTGTCAATGAAGGAGCGGGGCCAGTGCCCGGACTTCGTCCTGTGCATCGGCGACGACAAGTCCGACGAGGATATGTTCCAGCTGATCGCCAGCGCTGCTTGCGGGGACTCACTAGGGTCCAAGGCGGATGTGTTCGCGTGCACTGTCGGCCGCAAGCCCAGCAAGGCCAGGTACTACCTCGACGACGCGGCGGAGGTGGTGAGGCTGATGCAGGGGCTTTCCTACGTCTCCGAGGAGCTTGCCCTGGCGAACCACCGGGATGAAGACGAGGACTCTTCTCTGGACGTGTGGGAGTAG